The following are from one region of the Prevotella communis genome:
- a CDS encoding lipopolysaccharide biosynthesis protein, whose protein sequence is MENLKEKTARGLMWGAVNNSTMQVLNLLIGILVLRHLTPEDTGLIGMLAIFSAIAGNLQSSGFSTALINEKTPTKEQYNSVFWFNILMGGVLYLILFFSAPLIAWFFHQPRLTDLSRFLFLAFFISSFGISTNAYMVKNMMNREITIVNLSALLISGTSAIIMVWCDMAYWTLAWQQVINAAVLVIGRFLYVKWKPTWHFSFDYIRQTFSFSMGILVTMIVNTANQNVLTVIFGRLFHDARVVGNFFQAYKWDSMAFQTVGGMVGQVAQPVLVSVREEHNREQQVFRKMMRFTAFLSFPALFGLALVSREFILCTIGEKWINIVPLLQILCISGAFMPLYTLYQNLVISHGRSDINMWLNICQVLLQMGVIFAFYREGMTMMVVAYSAFNILWLGAWQIFAKRIIGVSTMDFLKDVVPFMLCAAVVMGVCHLATLSITNNWLLLGVRLLLAGLLYYGVMRLMNVVILRECIQFVKSKKVKK, encoded by the coding sequence ATGGAGAATCTGAAGGAAAAGACAGCTCGCGGACTGATGTGGGGAGCCGTAAACAATAGCACGATGCAGGTATTGAACCTGTTGATTGGCATCCTCGTACTCCGTCATCTGACGCCAGAGGATACGGGTCTCATCGGCATGCTGGCTATCTTCTCGGCCATCGCAGGCAATCTGCAGTCAAGCGGATTCTCTACGGCACTCATCAATGAGAAGACACCCACCAAGGAGCAGTACAACAGCGTGTTCTGGTTTAATATCCTGATGGGTGGCGTGCTCTATCTCATATTGTTTTTCTCGGCACCGCTCATCGCGTGGTTTTTCCATCAGCCACGGCTCACTGACCTGTCGCGTTTCCTGTTCCTGGCGTTTTTCATCTCATCATTTGGCATCTCTACGAATGCCTATATGGTGAAGAACATGATGAACCGCGAGATTACGATTGTCAACCTCTCGGCACTCCTCATCTCTGGCACCTCGGCCATCATTATGGTATGGTGCGACATGGCCTACTGGACCCTGGCCTGGCAACAGGTGATCAATGCTGCCGTACTGGTCATTGGCCGATTCCTCTACGTGAAATGGAAGCCTACATGGCATTTCTCATTTGACTATATCCGACAAACGTTCTCGTTCTCAATGGGAATACTGGTCACGATGATTGTGAATACTGCCAACCAGAACGTGCTAACCGTCATCTTCGGGCGCCTGTTTCACGATGCCCGCGTGGTGGGAAATTTCTTTCAGGCCTACAAATGGGACTCGATGGCTTTTCAGACCGTAGGCGGTATGGTGGGACAAGTGGCGCAGCCCGTCTTAGTGAGTGTGCGCGAGGAGCACAACCGCGAGCAGCAGGTATTCCGAAAGATGATGCGCTTCACGGCCTTCCTCTCCTTCCCTGCCCTCTTTGGACTGGCATTGGTGTCGCGCGAGTTCATCCTCTGCACCATTGGCGAGAAATGGATTAACATCGTGCCGCTGCTCCAGATACTCTGTATCAGCGGTGCCTTCATGCCCCTATATACACTCTATCAGAACCTCGTTATCAGTCATGGGCGCAGCGATATCAATATGTGGCTCAACATCTGTCAGGTGTTGCTCCAGATGGGCGTCATCTTCGCTTTCTATCGTGAGGGGATGACCATGATGGTGGTGGCCTACTCGGCATTCAACATCCTGTGGCTGGGTGCCTGGCAGATATTTGCCAAACGGATTATCGGGGTGAGCACAATGGACTTCCTGAAGGATGTAGTGCCGTTTATGCTGTGCGCGGCAGTGGTGATGGGCGTCTGTCATCTGGCTACGCTGAGCATCACGAACAACTGGTTGCTGCTGGGCGTCAGACTGCTATTGGCTGGTCTGCTCTATTATGGCGTGATGCGTCTGATGAACGTGGTCATTCTGCGCGAATGCATACAATTTGTGAAAAGTAAAAAGGTAAAAAAGTAA
- a CDS encoding glycosyltransferase family 2 protein: MEISVIIPVYNKAEYLDKCFVSIFSQAFDSFEVIVVEDGSTDGSGDICDQWAELEPRLKAFHKENGGVTAARRYGLEHAEGRFIMFADADDLFTKDALAMMYRLINETGADEVIGTYDDQYGQRHDSGLRGWVEPEHLIRDLLALRSQFCVLWGIIFRRELLEGCLGTPREVIEREDSLMQIKCLMKQPKVFFTEQAAYLHYEDVPNKRKETLDWIRIYDEELRQTLQPEWARYHSAFVHHQIKVYEKFIDKKQFQVLDAYYRPLRQQLTNDIPFMDRIAIQLPARLAYLLIHTYKTLLKWKK; encoded by the coding sequence ATGGAGATATCTGTCATCATACCCGTCTATAACAAGGCCGAATACCTGGATAAATGTTTTGTGAGCATTTTTTCGCAGGCGTTCGATAGTTTCGAGGTGATTGTCGTGGAGGATGGCAGCACAGACGGCTCTGGCGATATCTGCGACCAATGGGCTGAACTGGAACCGCGCCTGAAGGCTTTCCACAAGGAGAACGGAGGGGTGACGGCAGCGCGTCGCTACGGATTGGAGCATGCTGAGGGCAGATTCATCATGTTTGCCGATGCCGATGACCTGTTTACGAAGGATGCCCTCGCCATGATGTACAGACTCATCAACGAGACAGGCGCCGACGAAGTGATTGGCACCTACGATGACCAGTACGGACAGCGCCACGACTCAGGACTGAGGGGCTGGGTGGAACCAGAGCATCTGATTCGCGACCTACTGGCCCTGCGCAGTCAGTTCTGCGTGCTGTGGGGCATCATCTTCCGTCGTGAACTGCTGGAAGGTTGTCTGGGTACACCTCGTGAGGTCATTGAGCGCGAGGACTCGCTGATGCAGATAAAATGTCTGATGAAACAGCCCAAAGTCTTTTTCACAGAACAGGCGGCCTATCTGCACTACGAAGATGTGCCTAACAAGCGCAAGGAGACGCTGGACTGGATTCGTATCTATGACGAGGAGTTGCGTCAGACGTTACAGCCGGAGTGGGCGCGCTACCATTCGGCTTTCGTGCATCATCAGATTAAGGTGTACGAGAAATTCATCGACAAAAAACAATTCCAGGTGCTCGATGCGTATTATCGCCCTCTGCGCCAACAACTTACCAACGATATTCCCTTCATGGACCGTATCGCCATCCAACTGCCGGCACGTCTGGCTTATCTCTTGATTCATACTTACAAGACTCTGCTGAAATGGAAGAAATAA
- a CDS encoding hemolysin activation protein → MEEIKKYPAQNDVAVLLIIFSRTETLKRTFGAIRQCRPSRLFIYQDGPRNDQEALKLEAARQIVDDSEIDWECDVQRSYHNENSGAWLSNHKAQTWAFSLADKVIVLEDDSTPSLSFIPFCKEMLDRYEHDERITMIAGFNHEEQTDAPYDYLFTTAFSIWGWASWRRVFERCEVGYPIADDAFNMHQLEAYVANRHEGGKEMLKKLYKHKASGNPIYETLIWTACTLNSGLTIVPTKNLIHNTAVSEESAHFQSSLNTLPKAMQRLLTMPSHELQWPLRHPKYVIENVEYKRRIYRIMAWGHPWVKIGRSIEELIRNLRYGNMKQIREAVKHRISKLTGRYDYQ, encoded by the coding sequence ATGGAAGAAATAAAGAAATATCCAGCACAGAACGATGTGGCTGTGCTGCTCATCATTTTCTCTCGTACGGAGACACTGAAGCGCACCTTTGGTGCCATCCGCCAGTGCCGCCCCTCACGTCTGTTTATCTATCAGGACGGTCCTCGCAACGATCAGGAAGCGCTGAAGTTGGAGGCTGCACGACAGATTGTGGATGACAGCGAGATAGACTGGGAGTGCGATGTGCAACGCAGTTACCACAACGAGAACTCTGGTGCCTGGCTGTCGAACCATAAGGCTCAGACATGGGCATTCTCATTGGCAGATAAAGTAATTGTGTTGGAGGACGACTCCACGCCTTCATTGTCGTTTATCCCTTTCTGCAAGGAGATGCTCGACCGTTATGAGCACGATGAACGTATCACGATGATAGCTGGTTTTAATCATGAGGAACAGACGGATGCGCCCTACGATTATCTCTTCACCACAGCCTTCAGCATCTGGGGATGGGCTTCATGGCGCAGGGTCTTTGAGCGTTGTGAGGTGGGTTACCCTATTGCTGATGATGCGTTCAACATGCACCAGTTGGAGGCTTATGTAGCCAACAGGCACGAGGGTGGCAAGGAGATGCTGAAGAAGCTTTACAAGCACAAGGCTTCTGGCAATCCTATCTACGAGACACTAATCTGGACGGCCTGCACACTGAATAGCGGACTGACCATCGTACCTACAAAGAACCTGATACACAATACAGCCGTGAGCGAGGAGTCGGCTCATTTCCAGAGTTCACTGAACACGCTCCCCAAGGCGATGCAACGACTGCTCACCATGCCCAGTCATGAGCTGCAATGGCCTTTACGCCATCCAAAATATGTCATCGAGAATGTGGAATACAAGCGTCGCATCTATCGCATCATGGCATGGGGACACCCATGGGTGAAGATTGGTCGCTCTATCGAAGAACTGATACGCAACCTGCGCTATGGCAACATGAAACAAATCAGGGAGGCTGTCAAACATAGGATTAGTAAGCTGACAGGGAGATACGATTATCAGTAG
- the nadD gene encoding nicotinate (nicotinamide) nucleotide adenylyltransferase has product MRSIGIFGGSFNPIHNGHIALAQAVLRQCALDEVWLMVSPQNPLKRNDADLLDDHLRLEMAQKALEGVEGVKACDYEFRLPKPSYTWNTLKHLSKDYPDCKFSLLIGGDNWAHFQRWRNWQDIMDHHEVIAYPRESYPGTINVPLLPVSSTEIRQRVRAGESIEGLVPDSIIPLVEKNYRLNS; this is encoded by the coding sequence ATGAGGTCAATCGGTATCTTTGGTGGTTCTTTCAACCCTATCCATAACGGACACATTGCCTTAGCACAGGCCGTGCTGAGGCAATGTGCGTTAGATGAGGTATGGCTGATGGTGTCGCCCCAGAATCCGTTGAAACGGAATGATGCCGATTTGCTGGATGACCATCTGCGCTTGGAGATGGCACAGAAAGCCCTTGAGGGTGTTGAGGGCGTGAAGGCCTGCGACTATGAGTTCCGTTTGCCCAAACCCTCTTATACCTGGAACACCTTGAAGCATCTGAGCAAGGACTATCCTGACTGCAAGTTCTCGTTGTTGATAGGAGGCGACAACTGGGCTCATTTCCAGCGTTGGCGCAACTGGCAGGATATTATGGATCATCACGAGGTGATAGCCTATCCGCGTGAGTCCTATCCTGGCACCATCAATGTGCCTCTGCTTCCTGTGTCAAGTACGGAAATTCGTCAGCGTGTGCGTGCTGGTGAAAGTATCGAGGGGCTGGTGCCTGATAGTATCATCCCTCTCGTAGAAAAAAACTATCGTCTTAACTCCTGA
- the gmk gene encoding guanylate kinase, with protein MLIVSAPSGSGKSTIVQWLMKEHPELRLYFSISCTSRAPRGSEQNGVEYFFLTPEEFKSKIQNDEFLEYEEVYQDRFYGTLKQQVENQRNQGQNVVFDVDVKGGINIKKYYGDEALSLFIQPPSVEELRKRLEGRATDTPEAIAERLAKAEYEMTFASQFDHIIVNDDLETAKQETLRIVKEFLG; from the coding sequence ATGTTAATTGTTTCTGCGCCTTCGGGTAGTGGAAAGTCAACCATCGTGCAGTGGCTGATGAAGGAGCATCCTGAGCTGAGGCTTTATTTCTCAATCTCGTGTACCAGTCGTGCGCCACGAGGCTCTGAACAGAATGGTGTGGAGTATTTCTTCCTGACACCAGAGGAGTTTAAGTCGAAGATTCAGAACGATGAGTTCCTGGAATACGAGGAGGTTTATCAGGACCGCTTCTACGGCACCCTGAAACAGCAGGTGGAGAACCAGCGTAACCAAGGACAGAATGTGGTGTTTGATGTCGATGTGAAAGGTGGCATCAATATCAAGAAATATTATGGCGATGAGGCCTTGAGCCTGTTTATCCAGCCCCCCTCTGTTGAGGAGTTGCGCAAACGCCTGGAAGGTCGTGCTACGGATACACCAGAAGCCATTGCCGAGCGTCTGGCAAAGGCAGAATACGAGATGACCTTCGCTTCTCAGTTTGACCATATCATCGTGAATGATGACTTGGAGACAGCCAAGCAGGAGACCTTGAGAATCGTCAAAGAGTTCCTGGGATGA
- a CDS encoding YicC/YloC family endoribonuclease, which yields MIQSMTGYGKVVVAFKDKKISAEIKSLNSKQLDLQTRIAPLYREKEMEIRQMIAASLERGKVDFSLWIEKEAGVDATPVNAALVENYYHQLKDVATKVGIPEPEDWMYTLTRMPDVLSKTEQEELTDEEWDAARKAVEGAIAALVDFRKQEGAALEKKFAEKIDNIERLLAEIEPFEKSRVEKIRQRIVDGLQQIPGVDYDKNRLEQELIYYIEKLDISEEKQRLTNHLKYFRETMRDGHGQGKKLGFIAQEMGREINTTGSKSNQAEMQNIVVQMKDELEQIKEQVLNAL from the coding sequence ATGATACAATCAATGACAGGCTACGGCAAGGTAGTCGTGGCTTTTAAGGACAAGAAGATTAGCGCAGAAATCAAATCACTCAATTCTAAGCAGTTGGATCTGCAGACGCGTATTGCTCCACTCTATCGTGAGAAGGAGATGGAGATTCGTCAGATGATTGCCGCCTCATTGGAGCGTGGCAAGGTGGACTTCTCTCTCTGGATTGAGAAAGAGGCCGGAGTGGATGCAACGCCTGTGAATGCCGCTCTCGTGGAGAACTACTACCATCAGTTGAAGGACGTAGCTACGAAGGTGGGTATCCCTGAGCCCGAGGACTGGATGTACACCCTGACCCGCATGCCTGATGTACTGTCCAAGACAGAGCAGGAGGAACTCACTGACGAGGAGTGGGATGCTGCCCGTAAGGCTGTTGAGGGCGCCATTGCTGCCTTGGTGGATTTCCGTAAGCAGGAGGGTGCTGCGCTCGAGAAGAAGTTTGCTGAGAAGATTGATAATATCGAACGTCTGCTGGCTGAGATTGAACCTTTCGAGAAGAGTCGTGTAGAGAAAATTCGTCAGCGTATCGTTGACGGACTACAGCAGATTCCTGGTGTGGATTATGACAAGAACCGCTTGGAGCAGGAACTGATTTACTATATCGAGAAACTGGATATCAGTGAGGAGAAACAGCGTCTGACCAACCACCTGAAGTATTTCCGCGAGACGATGCGTGATGGTCACGGACAGGGTAAGAAGCTTGGCTTCATTGCTCAGGAGATGGGTCGCGAGATCAATACCACTGGTTCTAAGTCCAATCAGGCCGAGATGCAGAACATCGTGGTGCAGATGAAGGACGAGCTGGAGCAGATAAAGGAACAAGTATTGAACGCGCTGTGA
- the tsaB gene encoding tRNA (adenosine(37)-N6)-threonylcarbamoyltransferase complex dimerization subunit type 1 TsaB, with product MACILHIETSTQVCSVAVSEDSHVIFQLEDHSGPNHAERLGSMVDEALSFTDNHAIPFDAVAVSCGPGSYTGLRIGVSMAKGICYGRNLKLIAVPTLELMCVPVLLREMVEENALLCPMIDARRMEVYAGIYDRALKEVRPVGADVVDAETYKQWLDERPVYFFGNGAAKCMGTINHPNAHLIEGIEPLAKWMQPLAERRLLNGQTEDVAYFEPFYLKDYVAKMPKKLI from the coding sequence ATGGCTTGCATACTACATATTGAAACAAGCACACAAGTGTGCTCCGTAGCTGTCTCTGAAGACTCGCACGTCATCTTCCAGCTGGAAGACCATAGCGGGCCAAATCATGCCGAGCGTCTGGGTTCCATGGTGGACGAGGCGCTCTCGTTTACTGATAATCATGCGATCCCGTTTGATGCTGTCGCCGTAAGTTGCGGCCCTGGCTCCTATACTGGTTTGCGTATTGGCGTCTCTATGGCCAAAGGCATCTGCTATGGCCGTAACCTGAAACTCATCGCCGTGCCCACACTGGAACTGATGTGTGTGCCAGTATTGCTGCGCGAGATGGTGGAAGAGAACGCCCTTCTCTGCCCGATGATTGACGCCCGCCGCATGGAGGTCTATGCCGGCATCTACGACCGTGCCCTGAAGGAGGTTCGTCCTGTAGGTGCTGATGTGGTGGACGCAGAGACCTACAAGCAGTGGTTGGATGAGCGTCCCGTGTATTTCTTCGGCAATGGTGCCGCGAAGTGCATGGGGACCATCAATCATCCCAATGCCCACCTCATCGAGGGTATCGAGCCATTGGCAAAATGGATGCAACCCCTGGCAGAACGCCGTCTGCTGAACGGGCAGACCGAGGACGTGGCTTATTTCGAGCCTTTCTACCTGAAGGATTATGTGGCAAAAATGCCAAAGAAACTGATTTAA
- a CDS encoding DUF4290 domain-containing protein, whose translation MNIQGLDYNTQRELLQMPEYGREIQRMIDHAVTLPTKEERLLCAKTIVKLMETKVPQIRENSGYEQTLWDHLYIMSHKQLDIDWPYDISGAEKFHDKPQPMKLPQSNVRLRHYGKLVSELLEKLKDMPEGGERDELIRLTANQMKRDLVQWGHGSIDDEKVADDMARMTDGAVQLDLNNFVFERINISEPQQKRSSGKKKK comes from the coding sequence ATGAACATACAAGGTTTAGACTACAACACTCAGCGTGAACTGCTGCAGATGCCTGAATACGGACGCGAGATTCAGCGGATGATAGACCATGCCGTCACACTCCCCACGAAGGAGGAGCGACTGCTCTGTGCAAAGACTATCGTGAAGCTGATGGAGACAAAGGTGCCACAGATACGTGAAAACAGTGGTTACGAGCAGACGCTTTGGGATCATCTGTATATCATGAGTCACAAGCAGCTGGATATTGACTGGCCCTACGATATCAGCGGGGCAGAGAAATTCCACGATAAGCCCCAGCCCATGAAACTGCCTCAGAGTAATGTACGCCTGCGTCATTACGGCAAACTGGTCAGTGAACTGCTGGAGAAGCTCAAGGACATGCCGGAAGGTGGCGAACGCGATGAGTTGATACGTCTGACAGCAAATCAGATGAAACGTGACCTGGTACAATGGGGACACGGTTCGATTGACGACGAGAAGGTTGCCGATGATATGGCGCGTATGACTGACGGTGCCGTACAGCTGGACCTCAACAATTTCGTCTTCGAACGTATCAATATCAGCGAACCACAACAGAAGCGTTCATCTGGAAAGAAAAAGAAGTAA
- the murA gene encoding UDP-N-acetylglucosamine 1-carboxyvinyltransferase yields the protein MAAFIIEGGHPLSGEIQPQGAKNEALQVICATLLTSEKVTIHNIPQIRDVMTLIQLLKDVGVKVAADGNTYTFQADELNLDYLQSNEFVQKCAQLRGSVMMIGPLLARMGKATIAKPGGDKIGRRRLDTHFLGFERLGAQFHHVAERDVYEIQAQQLKGCYMLLDEASVTGTANIVMAAVMAKGTTTIYNAACEPYLQQLCKMLNKMGARISGIASNLLTIEGVDHLNGTEHTILPDMIEVGSFIGMAAMVGNGIRIKDVSIKDLGIIPNTFRRMGITIKEEGDDLYIPQMRHYEIQSFIDGTIMTLADAPWPGLTPDLLSVLITVATQARGSVLVHQKMFESRLFFVDKLIDMGAQIILCDPHRAVIVGHDRKLQLRGGRMSSPDIRAGIALLIAALSAKGTSRIDNIEQIDRGYEDIEGRLNALGAKITRLP from the coding sequence ATGGCAGCATTCATTATTGAAGGAGGACATCCGCTAAGCGGAGAGATACAGCCACAGGGCGCCAAGAACGAGGCCCTGCAGGTGATTTGTGCAACGCTGCTGACCAGCGAGAAGGTAACCATTCATAACATTCCGCAAATCAGGGATGTGATGACGCTCATCCAGTTGCTCAAGGATGTAGGGGTGAAGGTTGCTGCTGATGGCAACACCTACACCTTTCAGGCCGATGAACTGAATCTGGACTACCTCCAAAGCAATGAGTTCGTGCAGAAATGTGCACAGTTGCGTGGATCAGTCATGATGATTGGTCCGCTGCTGGCTCGCATGGGTAAGGCTACGATTGCCAAACCTGGCGGTGACAAGATAGGACGCCGTCGCCTGGATACGCATTTCCTGGGCTTCGAACGTCTGGGTGCACAGTTCCATCATGTGGCAGAGCGCGATGTCTATGAGATACAGGCCCAGCAACTCAAGGGCTGCTATATGTTGCTCGACGAGGCATCTGTCACAGGTACTGCCAATATTGTGATGGCTGCTGTGATGGCCAAAGGCACCACAACGATTTACAACGCTGCCTGCGAGCCTTATCTGCAACAGCTCTGCAAGATGCTCAACAAGATGGGTGCACGCATCAGCGGCATCGCCTCGAACCTGCTGACCATCGAGGGTGTAGACCACCTGAACGGTACAGAACATACCATTCTGCCCGATATGATTGAGGTAGGCTCGTTTATTGGTATGGCAGCCATGGTGGGCAACGGCATCCGCATCAAGGATGTCTCTATCAAGGACCTGGGTATCATCCCCAACACATTCCGCCGCATGGGTATCACCATCAAGGAGGAGGGCGATGACCTCTATATCCCACAGATGCGCCACTACGAGATACAGTCGTTTATCGACGGCACCATCATGACGCTGGCAGATGCGCCCTGGCCAGGACTGACACCCGACCTGCTGTCTGTACTTATCACCGTGGCCACACAGGCACGCGGTTCTGTATTGGTACACCAGAAGATGTTCGAGAGTCGTCTGTTTTTCGTTGACAAGCTCATCGACATGGGCGCGCAGATTATCCTCTGCGACCCACATCGTGCCGTCATCGTTGGTCATGACCGCAAGCTGCAACTGCGCGGTGGACGTATGTCGAGCCCCGACATCCGTGCAGGTATTGCCCTGCTGATTGCCGCCCTGAGTGCAAAAGGTACCAGTCGTATTGATAATATTGAACAGATAGATCGCGGCTACGAGGATATCGAAGGTCGTCTGAATGCCCTTGGCGCGAAGATCACCCGTCTCCCTTAA
- the rimM gene encoding ribosome maturation factor RimM (Essential for efficient processing of 16S rRNA), with protein sequence MIRKEDVYKIGCIGKAHGVKGEVSFNFDDDVFDRVEAEYLILEVDGILVPFFMEEYRFRSDSTALVKFEDIDTQERARELTNCDVYFPRDLADDEEEVLTYSFLVGFGIIDASTGKKVGTIASIDESTLNILFELEDGTLIPASEELITDIDKDNKTITIALPEGILDL encoded by the coding sequence ATGATTAGAAAGGAAGATGTCTACAAGATAGGTTGCATAGGAAAGGCACACGGCGTCAAAGGCGAGGTGTCATTCAATTTCGATGATGACGTGTTCGACCGTGTAGAGGCCGAATACCTTATTCTGGAGGTAGATGGTATCCTGGTACCATTCTTCATGGAGGAGTATCGCTTCCGCTCAGACAGCACCGCACTGGTAAAGTTCGAGGATATCGATACCCAGGAGCGTGCCCGCGAGCTGACCAATTGCGACGTCTATTTCCCACGCGACCTTGCTGATGATGAAGAGGAAGTCCTCACCTACTCTTTCCTCGTGGGCTTTGGCATCATCGATGCCAGCACAGGCAAGAAGGTGGGCACCATAGCCAGCATCGACGAGAGCACACTGAATATCCTCTTCGAACTGGAAGACGGTACGCTGATACCTGCCAGTGAGGAACTGATAACTGACATTGACAAAGATAATAAAACGATTACAATAGCCCTGCCTGAGGGCATCTTAGACTTATGA
- a CDS encoding 1-deoxy-D-xylulose-5-phosphate reductoisomerase: MKRQIAILGSTGSIGTQALEVIEEHSDLYEVYCLTANNKVELLAEQAHKFKPAAIVIANEARYDELKQLMSDMPDVKVYAGARALDEIVEAGPIDMVLTAMVGFAGLSPTIHAIKAHKTICLANKETLVVAGELICQLAMENHCSILPVDSEHSAIFQSLVGEDENPIDKILLTASGGPFRLKSMEEIAHVTKADALRHPTWDMGAKITIDSASMMNKGFEVIEAKWLFGVDAKQIQVLVHPQSIVHSAVQFMDGSVKAQLGVPDMRLPIQYAFSFPKRLPLSGDRLDLFAAQHLDFFEPDLKKFRCLAMAYEALNQGGNMPCIVNAANEIVNRAFLEDRCGFLQMGDIIEATMQRATFIQKPTYEDYLQSDAEARRIATELLKGRVNSEK; encoded by the coding sequence ATGAAAAGACAAATAGCCATTCTTGGCTCTACAGGAAGCATCGGCACACAGGCCCTCGAAGTGATTGAGGAGCACAGCGACCTCTATGAGGTGTACTGCCTGACTGCTAATAATAAAGTGGAACTGCTGGCCGAACAGGCTCATAAATTCAAGCCTGCAGCCATCGTCATTGCCAACGAGGCACGTTATGACGAACTGAAACAGCTGATGAGCGACATGCCCGACGTGAAGGTGTATGCTGGTGCACGCGCCCTCGACGAGATTGTAGAGGCAGGTCCCATCGACATGGTACTCACCGCTATGGTGGGTTTCGCAGGACTGAGTCCTACCATCCACGCCATCAAGGCACACAAGACCATCTGCTTAGCTAATAAGGAGACACTGGTGGTGGCTGGTGAACTGATTTGTCAGTTGGCTATGGAGAACCACTGTTCTATCCTGCCTGTGGACAGCGAGCACTCAGCTATCTTCCAGTCGCTGGTAGGTGAAGACGAGAATCCCATTGATAAGATTCTGCTCACAGCCAGTGGCGGTCCCTTCCGCTTGAAGTCCATGGAGGAGATTGCCCACGTTACAAAAGCCGATGCCCTGCGTCACCCCACATGGGATATGGGTGCCAAGATTACCATCGACTCTGCTTCCATGATGAACAAGGGTTTTGAGGTTATCGAGGCAAAATGGCTCTTTGGCGTTGATGCCAAGCAGATACAGGTACTGGTTCATCCACAGAGCATCGTGCACAGTGCCGTACAGTTTATGGACGGTAGTGTGAAGGCACAACTAGGCGTGCCCGATATGCGTCTGCCTATCCAGTATGCGTTCTCGTTCCCCAAGAGATTGCCGCTCAGTGGCGACAGACTAGATTTGTTTGCTGCACAGCATCTGGATTTCTTTGAGCCCGATTTGAAGAAGTTCCGCTGTTTGGCTATGGCCTACGAGGCCTTGAACCAGGGAGGCAACATGCCCTGTATCGTCAATGCGGCCAACGAGATTGTGAACCGTGCCTTCCTGGAAGACCGTTGCGGATTCCTGCAGATGGGCGACATCATTGAAGCCACCATGCAGCGCGCCACCTTCATCCAGAAGCCTACCTATGAGGATTATCTTCAGAGTGATGCAGAGGCACGTCGCATAGCAACAGAGTTGCTTAAGGGAAGAGTGAATAGTGAAAAGTGA